In Paenibacillus sp. G2S3, a single window of DNA contains:
- a CDS encoding amidohydrolase, with translation MLNASYWLTNIRLEQGYVIEDGQVVGTDTKACHIRIDGDKISEVVGADMELQSHLPKYDCKGLLLLPSFEEAHIHLDKTYFAGPWKAVKPASSVFERIEEEKVLLPKLLPMARQQAESILTLIQRFGATHVRSHCNIEPVSGLKRLEATLQALETFSGKISSEIVAFPQHGLLRSNSVELVKQSLAEGATYVGGVDPYSVDGDIEKSLQTMVELAVMNNAGIDLHLHDGKEAGKQTLSRLADLTEEAGLQGKVTVSHAFWFAGASQQEAEEMATRMASLGMGIASTVPIGRMMMPLPMLHSQGVQVKLATDSLTDHWSPFGNGDQLEKAGRYAELYGCSDERSLSQSLGFITGGITPLNLKGEQVWPKVGDTASFVLLHASCSAEAVARRAERQAVWYEGRLVSGSL, from the coding sequence ATGTTGAATGCTTCTTACTGGTTAACCAATATTAGATTAGAACAGGGTTATGTCATAGAAGATGGACAAGTGGTGGGAACGGATACGAAGGCTTGTCATATCCGAATTGACGGGGATAAGATTTCAGAAGTCGTTGGAGCGGACATGGAGCTTCAGAGTCATCTACCTAAATATGACTGCAAAGGGTTATTGCTGCTTCCTTCTTTTGAGGAGGCGCATATCCATCTAGATAAAACATATTTTGCTGGACCATGGAAGGCAGTAAAGCCTGCGTCTAGTGTCTTTGAACGGATTGAGGAAGAGAAGGTATTATTGCCTAAGCTGCTGCCCATGGCGAGACAACAAGCGGAGAGCATTTTGACGCTTATACAGCGTTTCGGTGCCACACATGTGCGTAGTCATTGTAATATCGAGCCTGTCAGCGGTCTGAAGCGTTTAGAAGCAACGCTGCAAGCCTTGGAGACCTTCTCCGGCAAAATTTCATCAGAAATTGTAGCCTTTCCGCAGCATGGTCTGCTTCGCTCTAATTCTGTCGAATTAGTAAAGCAATCCTTGGCAGAAGGGGCAACCTATGTAGGAGGTGTCGATCCCTACTCCGTGGATGGTGATATCGAGAAGTCACTTCAGACCATGGTCGAGCTAGCCGTTATGAACAATGCCGGTATTGATCTTCACTTACATGATGGAAAAGAAGCAGGAAAGCAGACGTTGTCGCGTTTGGCTGATCTCACAGAAGAAGCTGGTTTGCAGGGCAAAGTGACCGTTAGCCACGCATTCTGGTTCGCAGGTGCATCGCAGCAGGAAGCAGAAGAAATGGCTACACGGATGGCATCACTTGGGATGGGGATTGCATCCACAGTACCTATTGGCAGAATGATGATGCCACTACCGATGCTGCACAGCCAAGGTGTACAAGTGAAACTGGCAACAGACAGCCTTACGGATCACTGGTCTCCTTTTGGAAATGGAGATCAATTGGAGAAGGCGGGACGGTACGCAGAGTTATATGGGTGTAGTGATGAACGGTCATTATCGCAATCTTTAGGATTCATAACGGGAGGGATAACACCGCTTAACCTAAAAGGTGAACAGGTGTGGCCAAAGGTAGGAGACACTGCAAGCTTTGTGCTGCTGCATGCGAGCTGTTCGGCTGAAGCTGTAGCACGAAGAGCCGAGCGACAAGCCGTATGGTACGAAGGGCGTCTCGTGAGTGGATCATTATAG
- a CDS encoding methyl-accepting chemotaxis protein codes for MKKKTVRTIVMTVTVVYMVLIFAGLCMYTFSKFNEILSHEVEQKLNYKVELTSTKLNSRLSNDFEKNLAGMKEEGAGYYFVIDKAGRYVASQNPKHVIGKAISDEPDIQLQKVGQVIAQSTGTSGTEDSKNVYAFTRIGDTDYNLVLVMPVEQILEPMMDNQYLIIFGFVIALIIFIVLLFIILTRLIVRPLRRINEHVIELVEHGGDLTKKLDMKRNDEIGMLAYSMNQFLDNIRAIVGNVTSQANHLNENAGILQVSAEQTNETSKQITTIITDMAVRSTEQAEHVRQVLTMMERTGEISEEIMQETVKTVRDSNHLIKAVQTGQRANQASVDHLETMVSSIERSTETIAQLNSRSSQIGEIITVISELASQTNLLALNAAIEAARAGEQGNGFAVVAGEIRKLAEGSERAAEQITKLVGAIQSDTNVAVKTMESSQQVVNLQNELVLQGQQSLEEIVQKVELTTQSTLRIQGIFGELSTMSHQSLKALVQSSQLIDQSASSSQEVAASTEEQLATIDEMTTKLSELSELSVWLKREVEMFTI; via the coding sequence TTGAAAAAGAAAACCGTTCGAACCATCGTTATGACCGTTACTGTAGTATACATGGTGTTGATTTTTGCAGGTCTATGTATGTACACATTTTCTAAGTTTAATGAAATTCTCAGTCATGAAGTTGAACAAAAGCTTAACTATAAGGTAGAGCTAACTTCTACTAAACTAAATAGTCGATTATCGAATGATTTTGAGAAGAACTTGGCTGGAATGAAGGAGGAGGGCGCAGGTTATTATTTTGTCATAGATAAAGCTGGACGATACGTAGCAAGTCAGAACCCTAAACACGTTATAGGTAAAGCTATATCTGATGAACCGGACATACAGCTGCAAAAGGTCGGTCAGGTCATAGCACAATCTACGGGAACTAGTGGTACGGAGGACTCGAAGAATGTCTATGCCTTTACAAGAATCGGCGATACAGATTATAACTTAGTGCTGGTGATGCCTGTAGAACAGATTTTGGAGCCTATGATGGACAACCAATATTTAATTATATTCGGTTTTGTTATCGCTCTGATTATTTTTATTGTCTTGCTCTTCATTATCTTAACCCGCCTTATAGTACGACCGCTTCGCAGAATCAATGAGCATGTAATTGAGCTTGTTGAACATGGAGGCGATCTGACTAAGAAGCTGGACATGAAGCGTAATGATGAGATTGGGATGTTGGCGTATTCCATGAATCAGTTTCTGGATAACATTCGGGCCATCGTCGGGAATGTCACTTCACAGGCCAATCATCTGAATGAAAATGCAGGGATACTTCAAGTTTCAGCAGAGCAGACAAATGAGACATCCAAGCAAATCACAACGATTATTACGGATATGGCTGTGAGGTCGACGGAGCAAGCAGAACATGTGCGGCAAGTACTCACGATGATGGAACGGACAGGGGAAATCTCTGAGGAAATTATGCAGGAAACGGTAAAGACAGTTCGCGATTCCAATCATTTAATAAAAGCGGTGCAAACTGGCCAGCGTGCAAACCAGGCATCTGTAGATCACTTGGAAACTATGGTTAGTTCCATTGAGCGCTCAACAGAAACCATTGCACAGCTGAACAGCCGATCCAGCCAAATCGGTGAGATCATTACCGTGATTTCCGAATTGGCTAGTCAGACGAATCTACTCGCGCTAAATGCAGCCATTGAAGCGGCCCGCGCTGGAGAACAAGGGAACGGTTTTGCTGTAGTTGCAGGAGAGATTCGTAAGCTTGCTGAAGGTTCCGAAAGAGCGGCTGAGCAGATTACTAAGCTTGTTGGCGCGATTCAATCGGATACAAATGTAGCTGTAAAAACTATGGAATCGAGTCAGCAAGTGGTTAATCTACAGAATGAATTAGTGCTACAGGGGCAACAATCTCTAGAGGAAATCGTTCAGAAGGTTGAGCTAACGACTCAAAGTACGCTGCGAATTCAAGGCATATTTGGTGAGTTGTCTACAATGTCACATCAATCATTGAAGGCTTTAGTGCAATCTTCACAGCTCATTGATCAGTCGGCATCGTCCTCACAGGAAGTAGCGGCTTCCACGGAAGAGCAGCTTGCGACTATCGATGAGATGACAACCAAACTTAGCGAGCTCAGTGAGTTGTCCGTATGGTTAAAGCGAGAAGTTGAGATGTTTACGATATAG
- a CDS encoding polysaccharide deacetylase family protein, whose amino-acid sequence MWTLTILAIDVIILYMIVPFVITRIWGWGVVSRGDAAKGISFTFDDGPDPCYTPELLDLLHEHDVKATFFVLGKKAEQYPDLIQRMHREGHQIGIHNYTHTPNWIYFPWTNRRKQVDRTADIVERITGERPILYRPPWGLLNLGDLVLLRRSYRVVLWSVMVGDWKASVSAAQIKHDLLKKIKPGSIIVLHDNGDTPGADREAPLNMITGLEEVLKEIARRGLKSQRVDELLSKEAGRIGEARSRVKHHGQINL is encoded by the coding sequence ATGTGGACGCTCACTATTTTAGCTATAGATGTGATTATTCTTTATATGATCGTTCCTTTTGTGATTACTCGAATATGGGGATGGGGTGTTGTCTCCAGAGGAGATGCTGCGAAGGGAATTTCTTTTACTTTCGATGACGGACCCGATCCATGCTATACCCCTGAATTACTGGACTTATTACATGAACATGACGTTAAAGCGACCTTCTTTGTATTAGGCAAAAAGGCTGAGCAATACCCGGATTTAATCCAGCGAATGCACCGTGAAGGACATCAGATCGGCATTCATAATTATACACATACGCCTAACTGGATTTACTTCCCATGGACGAATAGACGGAAGCAAGTAGATCGAACAGCTGATATTGTTGAGCGGATTACAGGAGAAAGGCCTATTTTGTATCGCCCACCTTGGGGGCTTCTTAATTTGGGAGATCTAGTCTTACTAAGACGCTCTTATCGGGTAGTGTTGTGGTCTGTAATGGTGGGAGATTGGAAAGCGTCGGTTAGCGCAGCGCAAATAAAGCATGATTTATTGAAAAAGATAAAACCTGGTTCTATCATCGTTCTGCACGACAATGGTGATACACCGGGGGCAGACCGAGAGGCGCCGCTGAACATGATCACGGGTCTGGAAGAAGTCTTAAAGGAGATTGCTAGAAGGGGGCTGAAGAGCCAGCGAGTGGATGAGCTACTGAGCAAGGAAGCTGGTCGTATTGGAGAAGCTAGGTCCAGAGTTAAACATCACGGTCAGATTAATCTGTAG
- a CDS encoding polysaccharide deacetylase → MVASVSFIKLFSQSLWMMWENLFAVVTKFRSQSVWKYGICKLVVLKYHGESIVCQDGHRILPGDWVGELHLDNRQVVQLTRTLGADRAGIRTARMLREAMKEISRELDCNPELSKVQALTGITLLHRGIIHGIGFEQHPIKSKWQRRWFGIYLRFLLRMLHPEGRQRLEDSTEKLSPKMLVLSKQSLKARFAPRRKEAVS, encoded by the coding sequence ATGGTAGCTTCAGTCTCATTTATAAAATTATTTTCGCAATCCCTTTGGATGATGTGGGAGAACCTATTTGCTGTTGTCACCAAGTTCCGCAGTCAGTCCGTGTGGAAATACGGGATATGTAAATTGGTCGTGTTGAAGTATCACGGGGAAAGTATAGTCTGCCAAGATGGGCACCGGATCCTTCCGGGAGATTGGGTGGGGGAGCTTCATCTGGATAATCGTCAGGTAGTGCAGCTAACGCGTACACTTGGCGCGGATCGGGCCGGAATCCGTACTGCACGCATGCTACGTGAGGCTATGAAGGAGATCAGTCGTGAACTGGACTGCAATCCAGAGCTAAGTAAAGTACAGGCACTAACCGGGATTACACTGCTTCACCGGGGAATCATTCATGGGATTGGGTTTGAACAGCATCCTATCAAGTCCAAATGGCAGCGGCGATGGTTCGGAATCTATCTTCGGTTCTTACTTCGCATGCTGCATCCAGAGGGGAGACAACGCCTAGAGGACAGTACTGAAAAGTTATCTCCTAAGATGCTCGTGCTTAGTAAGCAGTCTTTGAAAGCGAGGTTTGCTCCTCGAAGGAAAGAGGCGGTTTCCTGA
- a CDS encoding sensor domain-containing protein: protein MNQMIRKHVRNFCFLLITFATGLFYFCFYLVGITFGVAMSFTIVGIPILYYVLRSTETFLQHERIRTKVYTDISVRTIPIRSQEEGSLWEKVKTELLNGHNWRAIIGLTLQIGMGLVSLVCAALFYFAPIILLLAPVLYLFDFTSISLFGIENKTLSSSLIFMLLGAVFLWIGTYLGNGLVKMIGRYTRRLVKDFARR from the coding sequence ATGAATCAAATGATCCGGAAACATGTGAGGAATTTCTGTTTCTTATTAATTACGTTTGCCACAGGTCTGTTTTACTTTTGCTTTTATTTGGTGGGTATCACCTTTGGAGTTGCGATGTCCTTCACCATAGTAGGGATTCCAATCCTTTATTATGTTTTACGTTCTACCGAGACTTTTTTACAGCATGAGCGGATTCGAACGAAAGTCTATACGGATATTTCTGTACGCACGATTCCAATCCGATCTCAAGAAGAAGGTAGCCTGTGGGAAAAGGTTAAGACGGAGCTACTCAATGGACATAACTGGAGAGCGATTATTGGGCTGACATTGCAAATTGGAATGGGTCTGGTCAGTCTCGTTTGTGCAGCTCTTTTTTACTTCGCCCCGATTATTCTCTTATTGGCACCTGTCTTGTACTTATTTGATTTCACTTCTATCTCATTATTCGGGATTGAAAATAAAACGCTAAGCAGCTCACTTATTTTCATGCTGTTAGGTGCGGTATTTCTTTGGATAGGTACTTATCTCGGCAACGGTCTGGTAAAAATGATCGGCAGGTATACGCGGCGTTTAGTGAAGGATTTTGCTAGAAGATAA
- a CDS encoding hybrid sensor histidine kinase/response regulator transcription factor: MFNLVKQWFWYDWLVLLFRICFSTSLLITMCYLSDDFTIPFWIAFVWGLVAFSVPWFCLQLHYKYYLIAEILLSGGLCLYLAALFPESYVTFLPTAFMIASNSAQRSYRWSAPITVILIPILLSRLSQQVDAVSMILNIGLVYTLGFAFHLLMVNHKQSGIIKDQNAVLEQYISQVERMTLLEERDRLSKDLHDTVGHSYTSILMGLETLRTEVNTSDGAQKIDALLKLTRNGLDDVRRYLHHVGSSQDSLTLMQSLQKLVDDFQTFSKVKIRLRTFGEAYTVSKQAQMTLYRCVQESITNAVRHGQASEIVISLHYEEKLIRLDVQDNGLGAEDLTAGFGLNAMKERASNLQGQVYFYSKPGEGTLVTCSLPRLEEIREEMVRLLLVDDQPYIRDSLRIILEQEPDFEIIGLAENGEQAVSFCELDQPHVVLMDLNMPGMDGAEATKHIKQKWPGVRVLILTTFQETDMAVEALQNGADGYLLKSTEPQELFEGIRLVHRGVKMITPDITNVLIDNYEMHPASEAPTEQSNEYGLTPRELEILECLSKGLRYKSIAAKLYLSDGTVRNYASTIYAKLGVRNREEAVDKAFGTME; this comes from the coding sequence TTGTTTAATCTGGTCAAACAGTGGTTCTGGTACGATTGGCTCGTCCTCCTGTTTCGGATTTGTTTTTCTACTTCTTTATTGATCACCATGTGTTATCTTTCGGACGATTTTACGATTCCTTTTTGGATCGCGTTTGTTTGGGGCCTGGTCGCTTTTTCAGTGCCTTGGTTCTGTTTGCAGCTGCATTATAAATATTATCTGATTGCGGAGATCCTTCTTTCTGGTGGTCTATGCTTATATTTGGCGGCTCTATTTCCTGAATCCTATGTAACTTTTTTACCTACTGCTTTTATGATTGCCAGCAATAGTGCACAAAGGTCTTATCGTTGGTCAGCACCGATTACGGTTATTTTGATTCCAATTCTGTTGTCTAGGTTGTCACAGCAAGTGGATGCGGTATCGATGATCTTGAACATTGGCTTGGTGTATACGCTTGGCTTCGCCTTTCATTTACTAATGGTCAATCACAAGCAGAGCGGAATCATTAAGGATCAGAATGCAGTCTTGGAGCAGTATATCTCACAAGTCGAGCGTATGACACTTCTGGAAGAACGAGATCGGTTATCCAAGGATCTGCATGATACGGTGGGGCATTCCTATACATCCATTCTTATGGGGTTAGAGACTTTACGTACGGAGGTGAACACTTCGGATGGGGCGCAAAAGATAGATGCCTTGTTAAAACTAACTCGCAATGGCCTAGATGATGTTCGTCGATATTTGCATCATGTGGGCTCTTCACAGGATTCGTTGACGCTTATGCAGTCCCTGCAGAAATTAGTGGATGATTTCCAGACCTTCTCGAAGGTTAAGATTCGCCTAAGAACGTTCGGAGAGGCCTATACAGTATCCAAGCAGGCCCAAATGACATTATACAGATGTGTGCAAGAGTCAATAACCAACGCTGTACGTCATGGTCAAGCCAGTGAGATTGTCATTAGTCTACATTACGAAGAGAAGTTGATCCGCCTGGATGTACAGGATAATGGATTAGGCGCAGAGGATTTAACAGCAGGATTTGGTCTGAACGCGATGAAGGAACGAGCCTCTAACTTGCAAGGACAAGTATATTTTTACTCTAAGCCAGGGGAAGGAACCTTAGTGACCTGTAGTTTGCCAAGGCTTGAAGAGATACGAGAGGAAATGGTTCGTTTATTGCTGGTAGATGATCAGCCCTATATCCGGGATAGTCTACGAATTATACTAGAGCAGGAGCCGGATTTTGAGATCATAGGGTTAGCAGAGAATGGTGAGCAGGCAGTAAGCTTCTGCGAACTGGATCAACCTCACGTGGTGCTGATGGACTTAAATATGCCAGGCATGGATGGTGCGGAAGCAACTAAGCATATCAAGCAAAAGTGGCCAGGGGTACGAGTGTTGATCCTGACTACTTTTCAAGAAACAGATATGGCAGTCGAAGCGCTACAAAACGGGGCAGATGGCTACTTGTTAAAATCTACCGAGCCGCAGGAGTTATTCGAAGGTATACGTCTCGTACATCGGGGTGTGAAGATGATTACACCAGATATTACGAATGTATTAATAGATAACTATGAGATGCATCCAGCTTCTGAAGCGCCGACTGAGCAGAGTAATGAATATGGGCTGACTCCACGTGAGCTGGAGATTCTAGAATGCCTGTCTAAGGGTCTGCGTTATAAGTCCATTGCTGCCAAATTGTATTTGTCCGATGGGACGGTGAGAAATTACGCTTCTACCATCTATGCTAAGCTGGGTGTACGGAACCGTGAAGAGGCTGTAGATAAAGCTTTTGGTACTATGGAATAA